From a single Sorghum bicolor cultivar BTx623 chromosome 5, Sorghum_bicolor_NCBIv3, whole genome shotgun sequence genomic region:
- the LOC8067617 gene encoding vacuolar-sorting receptor 1: MGSRSAASAALRIWLLVSVALLLGCCQGRFVVEKNSLKVTAPDDLKGTYECAIGNFGVPQYGGTMVGFVAYPKANRKACKSFDDFDISYKAKPGAFPTFLLVDRGDCYFAKKAWNAQKAGAAAILVADDKDEPLITMDNPEESGNTDYLENITIPSALITKSFGDRLKKAIDKGDMVNVNLDWREALPHPDERVEYEFWTNSNDECGPKCDSQIDFVKSFKGAAQVLEKKGYTEFTPHYITWYCPEAFILSKQCKSQCINHGRYCAPDPEQDFSKGYDGKDVVVQNLRQVCVFKVAKEHKKPWLWWDYVTDFAIRCPMKEKKYTKECAEGVIKSLGLDHKAIDKCIGDPDADEENPVLKAEQDAQIGKGSRGDVTILPTLVINNRQYRGKLDKGAVLKALCAGFKETTEPAVCLSEDIQTNECLENNGGCWQDKAANITACKDTFRGRVCECPVVKGVKFVGDGYTHCEASGSGRCEINNGGCWKDTKNGRTYSACTDDGCKCPDGFKGDGKHKCEDIDECKEKTACQCKECKCKNTWGSYECGCSGGLLYMREHDTCISKNGGSEAGWGFLWVVFFGLVAAGIAGYAVYKYRIRRYMDSEIRAIMAQYMPLDNQGDVQSHSHHIEM; this comes from the exons ATGGGGTCCCGATCCGCCGCCAGCGCGGCGCTGCGGATATGGCTGCTGGTGTCCGTGGCGCTGCTGCTGGGCTGCTGCCAGGGAAGGTTCGTGGTGGAGAAGAACAGCCTCAAGGTGACGGCGCCCGACGACCTCAAGGGCACCTACGAGTGCGCCATTGGCAACTTCGGGGTGCCCCAGTACGGCGGCACCATGGTCGGCTTCGTCGCCTACCCCAAGGCCAACAGGAAGGCCTGCAAGAGCTTCGACGACTTCGACATCTCCTACAAGGCCAAGCCGGGGGCGTTCCCCACCTTCTTGCTCGTCGACAGGGGAG ATTGCTACTTTGCAAAGAAGGCATGGAATGCACAGAAAGCAGGAGCAGCGGCGATCCTTGTTGCTGATGACAAAGACGAGCCTCTAATTACGATGGACAACCCTGAGGAGAGTGGCAACACGGATTACTTAGAGAACATCACTATTCCTTCGGCGTTAATAACCAAGAGCTTTGGGGACAGGCTCAAGAAAGCAATTGACAAAGGTGACATGGTTAATGTGAATTTGGATTGGAGGGAGGCCCTGCCCCATCCTGATGAGCGTGTTGAGTATGAGTTTTGGACCAACAGCAATGATGAATGTGGCCCAAAGTGCGATAGCCAGATTGATTTTGTCAAGAGCTTCAAAGGAGCAGCACAGGTGCTTGAGAAGAAGGGCTACACAGAGTTCACTCCTCACTACATCACCTGGTATTGCCCAGAGGCCTTCATTCTGAGCAAGCAGTGCAAGTCCCAGTGCATCAACCATGGGAGATACTGTGCACCTGACCCGGAACAGGATTTTAGCAAAGGATATGATGGAAAAGATGTGGTGGTCCAGAACTTGCGCCAAGTTTGTGTCTTTAAGGTTGCTAAGGAGCACAAGAAGCCTTGGTTATGGTGGGACTATGTTACTGATTTTGCGATTCGGTGCCCAATGAAGGAAAAGAAGTACACAAAGGAGTGTGCTGAAGGGGTTATTAAGTCGCTTG GCCTTGATCATAAAGCAATAGATAAGTGTATTGGTGATCCAGATGCTGATGAAGAAAACCCTGTTCTGAAAGCTGAACAAGATGCACAG ATTGGCAAGGGCTCTCGTGGTGATGTTACCATCTTACCAACTCTGGTAATCAACAATAGACAATACAGAG GGAAGCTTGACAAAGGAGCAGTTCTTAAAGCACTTTGTGCTGGTTTTAAGGAAACCACTGAGCCAGCCGTTTGCTTGAGTGAAG ATATACAAACAAATGAGTGCCTAGAGAACAATGGTGGCTGTTGGCAAGATAAGGCTGCTAACATCACTGCATGCAAG GATACTTTCCGTGGAAGAGTTTGTGAGTGTCCAGTTGTGAAAGGAGTAAAATTTGTTGGTGATGGCTATACTCATTGTGAAG CTTCCGGATCTGGGCGATGTGAAATTAATAATGGAGGATGCTGGAAAGATACCAAGAATGGTCGGACATACTCAGCCTGTACT GATGATGGCTGCAAATGCCCAGATGGATTCAAGGGTGATGGTAAGCACAAATGTGAAG ATATTGATGAATGTAAGGAAAAGACTGCATGTCAGTGCAAAGAATGCAAATGCAAAAACACATGGGGAAGCTATGAGTGTGGCTGCAGTGGAGGCTTGCTTTACATGAGGGAGCATGATACATGCATAA GCAAAAATGGAGGATCAGAAGCAGGCTGGGGCTTCTTGTGGGTCGTCTTCTTCGGCCTTGTTGCAGCAGGAATTGCAGGATATGCAGTGTACAAGTACAGGATCCGG AGATACATGGACTCAGAGATCCGTGCCATCATGGCTCAGTACATGCCCCTGGACAACCAAGGAGATGTCCAGAGCCATTCTCACCATATTGAGATGTGA
- the LOC110435623 gene encoding uncharacterized protein LOC110435623, translating into MVEQTRGLEFVCPNKHPDYSMEKCHFREWLYGPKSHWPEEKKKKNDRIITAAPPVKCKCGVEASYGLVPSELGVGYFCGHMVDYDVSTRKCDWEYWHGKRDFYQTCEQKKALGIKLRCGNQLLDNYVKYYKEDARREAREGRHNSPAKVMWEKWRLEGIKQKEEENSWRAVLQEYDEMKGLEKRLCAKIGCTGDWAADVARSSYLEKIAMDKMKKDEVKEADDNMDEEDNSRLDALAELVLEHDASKMAQQEHNVHVHNADETSRTTDFVLQVEEDEEEEWYTQAVDEAEAAYYSQKNLVVEQEEDDEWLTQAVDEIEAAYYRQKAEKAKGVVVEACESDDDDLLPGYVSG; encoded by the exons ATGGTAGAGCAGACGCGAGGTCTTGAGTTTGTGTGTCCCAACAAGCATCCA GATTATTCTATGGAAAAGTGTCATTTTAGAGAGTGGCTATATGGTCCGAAGTCTCATTGGCCggaggaaaagaagaaaaagaatgacAGGATTATTACCGCAGCGCCTCCGGTTAAATGCAAGTGTGGTGTTGAGGCTAGCTACGGCTTAGTTCCTTCCGAACTAGGAGTCGGATATTTTTGTGGTCATATGGTAGACTACGATGTG AGCACTAGGAAATGTGACTGGGAGTATTGGCATGGGAAAAGAGACTTCTACCAAACCTGCGAGCAAAAGAAAGCACTAGGCATTAAGCTTCGATGCGGGAACCAACTGTTGGACAACTATGTGAAGTACTACAAAGAAGACGCACGTCGTGAAGCAAGAGAGGGCCGTCACAACAGCCCCGCAAAAGTAATGTGGGAGAAATGGAGGCTTGAAGGTATCAAGCAAAAAGAAGAGGAGAACTCTTGGAGAGCTGTACTTCAAGAGTATGACGAAATGAAGGGTTTAGAGAAAAGATTGTGTGCTA AGATTGGATGCACCGGAGATTGGGCCGCTGATGTGGCTCGTTCAAGTTATTTGGAGAAGATAGCTATGGAcaagatgaagaaggatgaAGTCAAAGAGGCGGACGACAACATGGATGAGGAGGACAACTCAAGATTGGACGCTCTCGCCGAACTTGTGCTTGAGCACGATGCTTCTAAGATGGCTCAACAAGAGCATAATGTACATGTGCACAATGCAGACGAAACCAGCCGCACTACGGACTTTGTGTTGCAGgtggaggaggatgaggaggaggaatGGTATACACAAGCTGTGGATGAGGCGGAGGCTGCTTACTATAGCCAAAAGAATTTGGTGGTAGAGCAGGAGGAGGACGATGAATGGTTAACACAAGCCGTGGATGAAATTGAGGCTGCTTACTACAGGCAAAAGGCGGAAAAGGCAAAAGGAGTGGTGGTGGAGGCTTGTGAGTCCGACGACGACGATTTGCTACCTGGCTACGTTTCTGGTTAG
- the LOC8067616 gene encoding protein ANTI-SILENCING 1, with product MDGNAEPIQFSWGKRRGAGGSKMDTVFYGSFTLDNVKYSLYDCVYLFKHGDPVPYIGKIVKIWEQNSAKRVKVLWFFLPDEIRNYLRGPVMEKEIFLACGEGIGLADINPLEAVAGKCTVICISKDERNRQPSPQELEIADYIFYRFFDVGSLTHSDQLPDKIATLTVDVLLNPKDELVVSNPGTNVPPNPNVDEGLVATVPALPSAVKTEDGSQAAALPLPQPAFEVDENPPATVPLSQSEVKEEQKQPVVRKEDKKSVAAIPLSHSAVKEDEKPAASIAPPQPAVMDNIPKHTQLQDAHTGERPPKKLKLSQVTSDQDMDPETTEQRPLELPPKNIDRSKWFNIEWDDRLKMADDKGTLVYIQNLDIRFGPADIEELVRKALQLSCNAKPINHPTYDDPNNGKAYAIFKTKDAADAAISKINSGLVVGGRPLYCSKGLLEVPKPPKNLVGHLSSHVKIGHKQRDEQSKAVATSHCSQPNTIEYDLALDWMLLREKQDQSFRILHKKHREARKVFASLGNKSLKAEK from the exons ATGGATGGGAATGCTGAGCCAATCCAATTCTCATGGGGCAAGCGTCGAGGAGCTGGTGGTTCTAAGATGGATACAGTTTTCTATGGGTCCTTCACATTGGACAATGTGAAGTATTCATTGTATGACTGTGTCTATCTATTTAAGCATGGTGATCCTGTACCATACATTGGGAAAATAGTGAAGATTTGGGAGCAAAATAGTGCTAAAAGAGTAAAAGTTCTTTGGTTTTTCCTCCCTGATGAGATTCGGAACTATTTAAGAGGCCCTGTAATGGAAAAGGAGATTTTTCTTGCTTGTGGTGAAGGTATTGGGCTTGCAGATATCAACCCACTG GAAGCTGTTGCTGGAAAATGTACTGTTATATGTATTTCAAAGGACGAGAGGAATCGTCAACCTTCCCCTCAGGAACTGGAAATTGCTGATTATATCTTCTATAGGTTCTTTGATGTTGGAAGTTTAACACATTCTGATCAGTTACCTGATAAAATTGCTACATTGACAG TTGATGTTCTGCTGAATCCAAAAGATGAGCTAGTCGTATCCAATCCTGGTACAAATGTTCCGCCAAATCCAAATGTGGATGAGGGTCTGGTTGCCACAGTCCCTGCACTCCCTTCAGCAGTTAAAACGGAGGATGGGAGTCAGGCTGCTGCACTTCCCCTTCCGCAGCCAGCATTTGAGGTGGATGAAAATCCGCCTGCCACAGTTCCCCTTTCCCAATCAGAGGTCAAGGAGGAACAGAAACAGCCTGTGGTCAGGAAAGAGGATAAGAAATCAGTTGCTGCCATTCCCCTTTCCCATTCAGCAGTCAAGGAGGATGAGAAACCAGCTGCTTCGATTGCCCCTCCGCAGCCTGCAGTTATGGATAACATTCCCAAGCATACACAGTTACAGGATGCTCACACTGGGGAGAGGccaccaaaaaagttgaaattaTCCCAAGTAACTTCAGATCAGGACATGGACCCAGAGACTACTGAACAAAGACCTTTGGAGCTACCACCAAAGAATATT GACAGAAGCAAATGGTTTAATATT GAATGGGATGACAGACTAAAGATGGCTGATGATAAGGGGACACTTGTCTATATTCAAAATCTTGATATTCGGTTTGGACCTGCTGACATAGAG GAGCTGGTTCGTAAAGCATTACAATTAAGTTGTAATGCGAAGCCCATTAACCACCCCACGTATGATGATCCAAACAATG GTAAAGCATATGCCATATTCAAAACTAAAGATGCTGCTGATGCTGCCATTTCAAAAATCAATTCTGGTTTGGTTGTTGGTGGAAG ACCTCTTTACTGCAGCAAAGGCTTACTCgaggttccaaagcctccaaaGAATCTTGTTGGGCACCTCTCCTCACATGTCAAAATTGGTCACAAGCAGCGTGACGAGCAG AGCAAGGCTGTAGCAACCTCGCATTGTTCCCAGCCCAACACGATCGAGTACGACTTGGCCTTGGACTGGATGCTTCTTCGGGAAAAGCAAGACCAAAGCTTCAGAATACTTCACAAG AAGCACAGAGAAGCCAGGAAAGTGTTTGCAAGCCTGGGCAACAAAAGTTTGAAGGCAGAGAAATAG
- the LOC8067615 gene encoding uncharacterized protein LOC8067615 isoform X1, protein MAGSRRRRRRRRARSSQQSVGSSSLEPEGATLSTREVTIVEKSGSTSSSSSGPYVCADLLDSLLHEIIVLINSFQDFLAFTGTCHSWRASVSSFPSVYAFNFPPLHLEPDGPCVPPHSRGIKPLRLSNCKWKLSDLTKKNLSLKRSVPENTTPNEMNYLGCSHGYLIFTYKVHCLLVDAYTGAKVMPPKLPCNNNLGYWSGIGILMAPLSSPNSRLLLFSRVSMFEWQVGTNFWSEHPLFLERERIYQVVSFKGHILVIDVLMRLYTIQLTPQFSMKEVEVTWRFLRKLPLNPWLVVCGDMLLMLDLAIASLRSPGSSFSFGRPNGTIRFFEVFRLDFSVKPAKWVQMEKLENHALFLSLDRRNPAFSCMNPERWGGKSNCVYVARLFDDANQEDTWTALEVGHSVPHHRIVETMMYGMAFPPDYSEIGSLWLFPSLVYGTTQ, encoded by the exons ATGGCcggaagccgccgccgccgccgccgccgcagagcGCGATCGTCGCAGCAGAGCGTCGGATCCTCGTCGCTGGAGCCGGAGGGCGCCACTCTCAGCAC CAGAGAAGTTACCATTGTGGAGAAGTCAGGCTCTACTTCATCGAGTTCATCTGGACCTTATGTTTGTGCAGATCTCCTGGACAGCCTGCTTCATGAAATCATTGTTCTTATCAACTCATTCCAGGACTTCCTTGCTTTTACTGGCACCTGCCACTCTTGGCGTGCATCAGTCTCTTCCTTCCCGTCTGTGTATGCTTTCAACTTCCCACCTCTCCACCTTGAACCAGATGGTCCTTGTGTCCCTCCACATAGCAGAGGTATCAAGCCCCTCCGTTTGTCTAACTGCAAATGGAAGCTCAGTGACCTTACCAAGAAAAACTTATCCCTTAAACGTTCAGTGCCTGAAAACACCACTCCAAATGAAATGAACTATCTGGGCTGCTCACATGGGTATCTTATCTTTACGTATAAGGTGCACTGCCTCCTTGTCGATGCATACACTGGTGCCAAGGTGATGCCCCCCAAACTCCCATGCAACAACAATCTTGGTTACTGGTCTGGCATTGGCATCCTTATGGCTCCATTAAGTTCACCCAACTCCCGCCTCCTCCTTTTCTCAAGGGTCTCCATGTTTGAGTGGCAGGTTGGAACAAACTTCTGGTCAGAGCATCCTCTTTTTCTTGAGCGTGAACGCATCTATCAGGTTGTGTCCTTCAAAGGTCATATCCTTGTCATAGATGTTCTTATGAGGCTTTACACTATCCAACTAACACCTCAGTTCAGCATGAAAGAAGTAGAAGTTACGTGGAGGTTCCTGCGGAAGCTGCCTCTTAACCCATGGTTGGTGGTCTGTGGTGACATGCTTCTCATGCTTGATCTCGCAATTGCTTCTCTTCGCTCACCTGGCAGCTCCTTTAGCTTTGGCAGGCCCAATGGCACCATTAGGTTTTTTGAGGTCTTTCGCCTTGACTTCTCAGTGAAGCCAGCCAAGTGGGTACAGATGGAGAAGTTGGAAAACCATGCGCTGTTTCTTAGCCTGGACAGGAGGAACCCTGCATTTTCTTGCATGAACCCCGAGAGATGGGGAGGAAAGAGTAACTGTGTTTATGTTGCCAGGCTCTTTGATGATGCTAATCAAGAAGACACATGGACTGCGCTGGAGGTTGGTCATTCAGTGCCCCACCACCGCATAGTTGAGACCATGATGTATGGTATGGCATTCCCACCAGACTATAGTGAAATCGGTAGCCTCTGGCTGTTCCCCAGTCTGGTTTATGGCACTACCCAGTGA
- the LOC8080011 gene encoding glutathione S-transferase T3 encodes MDSERSFTDIITRGCNPAALSENVPAPNEMPACVEVPASVKANPKRSKNFSKEEDKLLVSAWLNVSLDPVHGVDQSRSTYWKRIYEFFHTNKTFESDRTQSSLMSRWSGIQHDCNSYAGCVSKIETRNQSGVSIADKEKNALRIFKSEDKHHRDFPYIHCWEKLKDQAKWKNRNNQSGTAARKKQKTTANSSPAVAAQLALTTNGEDSQAAMPTVHRPAGKKKEIDKLRQRSSIEALDYLLAKKKEADIEKDLKKEERCKKAFALQEERIRIDSERIRIEEERIRLEKAKFEFERNLEEKRIINVDTSTMSNKQQLLYEDLKNDILARRTIKN; translated from the exons ATGGATTCAGAAAGATCTTTTACTGACATAATTACAAGGGGATGTAATCCTGCTGCCTTGTCTGAAAATGTCCCAGCTCCTAATGAAATGCCAGCATGTGTTGAGGTCCCAGCAAGTGTGAAAGCAAATCCGAAAAGATCCAAAAATTTCAGTAAAGAGGAGGACAAATTGTTGGTCTCAGCATGGCTAAATGTGAGTTTGGATCCAGTGCATGGAGTTGATCAATCACGTTCGACTTATTGGAaaagaatatatgaatttttTCATACCAACAAGACATTTGAGTCTGATCGAACTCAAAGCTCCCTAATGAGCCGATGGTCAGGTATTCAACATGATTGCAACTCATATGCTGGTTGTGTTTCAAAGATAGAGACTAGAAATCAGAGTGGCGTATCTATTGCTGATAAG GAAAAAAATGCATTAAGAATATTCAAGTCCGAGGACAAGCATCATCGAGATTTCCCGtacatccattgctgggaaaaATTGAAAGACCAGGCCAAATGGAAGAATAGGAACAATCAGAGTGGAACGGCTGCAAGAAAAAAGCAAAAGACGACGGCGAATTCAAGTCCTGCAGTGGCTGCACAATTAGCTCTCACTACTAATGGTGAAGATAGTCAGGCTGCAATGCCTACAGTGCATAGACCTGCAGGGAAGAAGAAGGAGATCGACAAATTACGACAGCGTTCCAGCATCGAAGCATTGGATTATCTATTGGCAAAGAAGAAAGAGGCTGATATAGAGAAGGATTTGAAGAAAGAGGAGAGGTGCAAAAAAGCCTTCGCATTGCAGGAAGAAAGGATCAGAATCGATTCAGAAAGGATCAGAATCGAGGAAGAAAGGATCAGACTTGAGAAAGCCAAATTTGAGTTTGAgaggaacctcgaagaaaagagaaTTATCAATGTCGATACAAGTACCATGTCCAATAAACAACAGCTATTATATGAAGACCTCAAGAATGACATACTTGCACGGCGTACTATCAAAAATTAG
- the LOC8067615 gene encoding uncharacterized protein LOC8067615 isoform X2 produces the protein MAGSRRRRRRRRARSSQQSVGSSSLEPEGATLSTREVTIVEKSGSTSSSSSGPYVCADLLDSLLHEIIVLINSFQDFLAFTGTCHSWRASVSSFPSVYAFNFPPLHLEPDGPCVPPHSRGIKPLRLSNCKWKLSDLTKKNLSLKRSVPENTTPNEMNYLGCSHGYLIFTYKVHCLLVDAYTGAKVMPPKLPCNNNLGYWSGIGILMAPLSSPNSRLLLFSRVSMFEWQVGTNFWSEHPLFLERERIYQVVSFKGHILVIDVLMRLYTIQLTPQFSMKEVEVTWRFLRKLPLNPWLVVCGDMLLMLDLAIASLRSPGSSFSFGRPNGTIRFFEVFRLDFSVKPAKWVQMEKLENHALFLSLDRRNPAFSCMNPERWGGKSNCVYVARLFDDANQEDTWTALEVGHSVPHHRIVETMMYGMAFPPDYSEIGSLWLFPSLVYGTTQ, from the exons ATGGCcggaagccgccgccgccgccgccgccgcagagcGCGATCGTCGCAGCAGAGCGTCGGATCCTCGTCGCTGGAGCCGGAGGGCGCCACTCTCAGCACCAG AGAAGTTACCATTGTGGAGAAGTCAGGCTCTACTTCATCGAGTTCATCTGGACCTTATGTTTGTGCAGATCTCCTGGACAGCCTGCTTCATGAAATCATTGTTCTTATCAACTCATTCCAGGACTTCCTTGCTTTTACTGGCACCTGCCACTCTTGGCGTGCATCAGTCTCTTCCTTCCCGTCTGTGTATGCTTTCAACTTCCCACCTCTCCACCTTGAACCAGATGGTCCTTGTGTCCCTCCACATAGCAGAGGTATCAAGCCCCTCCGTTTGTCTAACTGCAAATGGAAGCTCAGTGACCTTACCAAGAAAAACTTATCCCTTAAACGTTCAGTGCCTGAAAACACCACTCCAAATGAAATGAACTATCTGGGCTGCTCACATGGGTATCTTATCTTTACGTATAAGGTGCACTGCCTCCTTGTCGATGCATACACTGGTGCCAAGGTGATGCCCCCCAAACTCCCATGCAACAACAATCTTGGTTACTGGTCTGGCATTGGCATCCTTATGGCTCCATTAAGTTCACCCAACTCCCGCCTCCTCCTTTTCTCAAGGGTCTCCATGTTTGAGTGGCAGGTTGGAACAAACTTCTGGTCAGAGCATCCTCTTTTTCTTGAGCGTGAACGCATCTATCAGGTTGTGTCCTTCAAAGGTCATATCCTTGTCATAGATGTTCTTATGAGGCTTTACACTATCCAACTAACACCTCAGTTCAGCATGAAAGAAGTAGAAGTTACGTGGAGGTTCCTGCGGAAGCTGCCTCTTAACCCATGGTTGGTGGTCTGTGGTGACATGCTTCTCATGCTTGATCTCGCAATTGCTTCTCTTCGCTCACCTGGCAGCTCCTTTAGCTTTGGCAGGCCCAATGGCACCATTAGGTTTTTTGAGGTCTTTCGCCTTGACTTCTCAGTGAAGCCAGCCAAGTGGGTACAGATGGAGAAGTTGGAAAACCATGCGCTGTTTCTTAGCCTGGACAGGAGGAACCCTGCATTTTCTTGCATGAACCCCGAGAGATGGGGAGGAAAGAGTAACTGTGTTTATGTTGCCAGGCTCTTTGATGATGCTAATCAAGAAGACACATGGACTGCGCTGGAGGTTGGTCATTCAGTGCCCCACCACCGCATAGTTGAGACCATGATGTATGGTATGGCATTCCCACCAGACTATAGTGAAATCGGTAGCCTCTGGCTGTTCCCCAGTCTGGTTTATGGCACTACCCAGTGA